The genomic segment TTCAAAATCCTTGGATTGAGGGAAATATATATTCAAGCACGTTATGAAACAACAAAAAGTTTGTGCCGACTGAATTCGCGCAATCTTTCCATGGGCTTGAAAACTTCAATTTAGCGATGTGGATCGCGATTAGCCCGTCCGAGATTAGAGGATTCTATTGGGCTTGATCAGTAATATCAGAATAGGTTTGCGGATTCGGGCTAAAAGGAATGTAATTGAACTTGTTGCCGCCAAAATCCAGTTTCTTTAAATCTATTTTAGTCACTTCCAGATTTTCGTAAGTTCTCTGGTACATGACCCTGTTGGTAAGGTCTTTGAACGTGGCGAACTGGGTAGTCTCTGAATTTGTCACTTTTCCGTCCCTAGCCTTTTCAATGATCAAGCCTTTCGAGATATCGAATGAATTTACAATGTGTTGGGCTAGATTAAGATTTTTCTCAACATCAGGTTGTCGTTCAACGGATTTTACAACTAGAGCCAGTCTCACAAAGCGGCTTGGCGGAGTCATGTCTCCTGGAACGCCGAACATTCCGGATCCGTGACCTGTGGGATAAAGTTTTTCGTTGTCAAGGACTCCTCGGGCCGGTGTTGAGTTTGTCATGCCTATGTACTGGCGCAAATTTGTCATATGCCAAGGGAATTTCGGAGCGTTTGTAAGTATGCCCAATGGGGCATCGTAGATATTAAGTTTTCCGTCCTCATACTCAATTACAATCATTTTGCCGGTCGCGTCCGATACGGCAAAATGGAGAGGAGGAACCATGTTTAATTCCTTGACGAAGTCCCCGAAGATTACCACGTTGCGCAGTTCTCTCCTCACTTCATCGACAGTGGAGAAATTTCCTAGAATCCATGGCCCTGTCAACACAAGACTCAGAGCTTTGGACTCTTCTCCTGTCTTTACCTCTTGATATTTGGTGTTTGGTTCAAACCACAGTCCTCCAACGGTAAGCCCAACCTCGTTCATACCATCAGCTACCGCTCCTTCTGGACCAGCGCCGTAATATCCGACGAAGCCGTATCTAGTTTTCCAGCTTAATCCAGTTTTGCCGTTTGGAGCCTGGCTTTGGAAACTCATGTTCCGCGGAGAAACAACTATTTTATAATTCAGAGGCACACCAAACTCCATGGTTCTGCTCACCATGATCGAGCCATCTGTAGCCGCCAGGGTGAACCACATGCAGCACGGCGCTACCTTGGGTCCAGTCAATAGAGCCAAGCTCATAAGAGTTATGCTAAATGCGATGAGGCGCTTTGTCATGGTGAGTCCCCTTTCGAAGTTTTTCCAATTCTAGGCTATTGACTTAAACGCCGGAAATTCGGTCCGAGGTAGCAATAACATGGCGTTATTGGCCAAGGAGTCACAGACGCTATCTTAGTAGGTAACATGCGATCATGAGAAGAGTCAAAAATAAATTTGCAGGCAAGTTGCGAACATGAACAAGCATGAACTGGCCGTTTCTAATTATTGCGGGCAATAGCGTGGTCATTACTGAGAAATACTGAGAAGTGACTTGATACTGAAGGATGTTGATATCTCCGGATACAATAATATACTGACGCCAATTCCAAACCAATTGACTTAGGTCAAATACATGTCTCCTAAATCGTTATAAAGTCGTACACAAGACACAAATAGAGGAGCAGAAAAAATGGCGGATACATTTTACAAGGCGTGCGCTCCCGTCCAGATCTCGGATGATGACATTTTCTCAGCAATGCGTGAGATTTCCGGCTATCTTGATATAACACCTTCCGATTTCAAGGAAAGCCCTGGTTCGCTGCTGCGATTGCGGTATCTACCGCCATCGCTGTGATGCATCTTACCCGAACCCTCCATCCGCCAGCCGGCGCAACGGCCTTGAACGCCGTAATAGGCGGGGCCAAAGTCCATCAACTCGGTTTTGTTTATCCGATCCTTCCAGTCGCGTTAGGCGCGTTTATCCTTCTGGCTGTGGCGCTGGTTTTTAACAACATACCTAGAAACCGACGTTATCCGGAATTTTGGATTTAGCATTGAGAGAATTAATTTCGGTAAAAGTTATCTGATGACGCAAGTCACGCCGAGTCAAAAGCGAAGGGTAAATCTCGTATGTTCAGGAGCCAATACACGGCGAGAGATTTACATGCTTGGTTCAACGCTCAGCCGATTCTTTGATGGGCTCGACCTCGGCGCCGTCAGCAATCTTGTTTCCCAGATTAATCGCCACCAGCTCACCTTCGTTGAGGCCGGAACCGATTCTCAGAACCTTCCCGTTACTTTCCTGTATCGAAATTGGCTGAAAGCGTACCCGATTGTCTTGAGTTACGATCGCCACAAATTTCTTTCCATTTCTTATTAATAGAGCCTCCGCAGGAACCTGGGGATATTCCGGGACGCTGAAACTCAGAGTGACCTGCACAGAACTACCTGCAAGAATTTTGTTCTCCCGATTGTCAACGTCAATCTCGACGAGGAGTGTACGAGTCTTAAGATTTAGCTCTCCACTAGTTCTCGATACTGCTCCAGATATTCTCGTATCAGGTCGCGCAGCGTCAACGATTATAGCCTTGTCTCCGACCTTGATTGAACCAGCGACGCTCTGGTCTGGATATACATATACCCTCAATCTGTCGATCTGGGAGACCGCTACTAAAGGTAGGGCGGATGTTTCGGTCGTGGCCGCGCTCTGGACCAGTGCGCCTGGATCAGCGTACCTCGCTGTTACAGTTCCATCAAATGGAGCCGTGATTAACTCATATTCTTTTTGGGCTCTGAGCGCTTCCGCTGTGTTTTTAGCAACCTGGGCAGCCGCTTCTAACCTTTCAGTGTCCTGCCAGGACATGGCCCCTGTCTTGTAAAGACCTCTTGCTCTTTCAGCGTCAGCCTCTTTGTCTTTTGCGTCGGCCAGAGCGGCTTTGTATTGGCTATTCAGCTCAGGAGACTCGATCACAGCGAGAACTTCTCCTGCCTTTACCCGAGACCCCTTATCGACATTTATATCCTTAAGGAACCCGCTGATCTTTGAATACAAAGTTACATTAGCGTATGGGAACGCGTCCCCAACCAGGGAAATTGATCGAGTCGTAGGAGACTTGGTCACAGGGACAACCCGGACTCGATAACTGGATTTCAAACCGGCAAGCCTTGTCTTGCGCTCTTCGCTAAGGTAGTTGTCCCGAATTTTATATTGTGCGACAACGATTGCCAGAGCAACAATGACCACAGCAGCTCCACCAAAAATAAACAGCTTGCCTGCCTTTCCGTTTGACTTCAATTCAGGATTCGAGTTGCGCATTAAAGTTTACCGGACCACTTTTCTCCCCGTTCTTCAGCCAGGAACCTTCTTTCCAGTATTTGCTTTGTGGGAAGATCCTTTCGCAACAGGGAGTAGATAACGGGCACCAGGAAAAGAGTCGCGACCGTGGCCACCAGAAGACCTCCGATTACCGCTCTTCCCAACGGCGCATTTTGTTCGCCGGCCTCGCCTAGGGCCAAGGCCATCGGGAGCATTCCCAAAATCATCGCAAGAGCAGTCATCAAGACCGGCCTCAGCCGTGTTTTACCGGCTTCCAGAGCGGCCTGACCAGGAGACGCTCTGCCCTCGAGACGATAGTCGTTAGCGAAACTTACCAACAAAATAGAATTCGACGTAGCCACACCTACGGCCATAATCGAACCCATTAAAGACTCTACGTTAATGGTCGTCCCGGTAAGAGTGAGAATCCAGAGGATGCCGACCAGGGCTCCAGGGACGGCCATGATGATGATAAAAGGATCCAGCCAGGATTGAAACAACACAACCATTAGCAGATAAACGAATAATACCGCAAGAATCAAACCCATCCCCAGACTCTTGAAGGATCGTTCCATTACTTCATACTGGCCGCGAAGAGCTATGCGTGTCCCAGGTGGAAGCGTCCCCAATTCTTCGATCTTTTTCTGGATGTCTCTGGCTACAGAACCTAGATCCCTACCTTCCACATTAGCGTCGACGTTCAGCACCCGTTGAACGGTATAATGGGAAATGTTTTCTGGGGTTACACTGTGGGTTATGGTCCCGACATTCGCCAACGTCTGGGCTGGTATTGTAGGAACAGCAGTTGGAGCGGGCAGAGTCGACGGAGTGACCAGGTCTCCGGGCGAAAGTGGAGGCGTTAGTGGAATGGAGTTAAGATCATCTATGGATGAAACCAGCTTGATGGGCATCTGGACGACAACATTGTAATTGACGTTGTTATCTGGATTTACATAAAAAGATGGGGCTACAAGAATACTTGAGGAAAGAGAAATCAGAACGCTATTGGCCACATCTCGTTCAGTCAAACCCAGTTTGGCGGCAAGAGTCCTATCTACGTCGACCTGTAGTGAGGGATAATCCAGGACCTGGTTGATATGAACATCAGTAGCTCCTGGGATCTCCATCATGGCATCACGCAATTTGTTCGCGTACCCGTACGATCGGGCTAGGTCGAGGCTCTCTATCTGGACGTCAATTGGAGACGGCGCTCCGAAGTTTAACACCTGTGTAACAATGTCAGCGGGCTGAAAATAGAATGTTGAGTCGGGAAAATCATGTGACAGAACCTTTCTCAATGCGTCAGTATAATGGATAGTTGGTTGATGTCCCGGTTTTAACGCGATTAGGATGTCGGCGTCCATGCCACCTATGTTGTCTGTTTGAACGAAGCCTAGATTATAAAATATCGGGACCCCAATCATGACATTTATCGTGTCTATCTCATCAGGCGGGATTACCTCACGAATCCGTTTTTCCACACGGGAGACAATACGGTCGGTTTCCTCAATTCGGGTGCCGATTGGGGCGCGAAAATGAAGCTTCATCATGCCGGCGTCGACGCTAGGGAAGAAATCGGTCCCTACAATTGTGATCAGAGGCAAACTAATAATGACCAGCAGTCCAGACAATACGAGAGTGTAAATCCTGTGACGTAGAACTGTTTCCAGAGCGCTGCTGTACCTCGCCTGAAGCTTCTCAAACCCACGATCTCTCCAGTGGTTCAATCTTCCGATGATTCGAGAAAAAGCGCCGACTGTCCGCGCCGGTATCTCTGGGTTGGACGATTCATTATGCTCACCGGTCATCAGCATTCTGGCAAGCGTAGGCACCAATGTCCTGGAGAGCACGTAAGAAGCCACCATGGCCATAACGACGGCTAAGGCCAGTGGAGTAAAAAGGTATTTTGCAGGACCGTAAAGCAAGACTACAGGGAAAAATACCACACATACCGCCAACGTGGCTACGATGGCCGGGACCGCCACCTGTCGCGCTCCATCAAGAATCGCCACGGTCGCAGGTTTCCCCATACGCAAGTTCCTGGTTATGTTTTCTACCTCAACGGTAGCGTCGTCAACCAGCATACCTATTGCCAGGGCGAGCCCGCCCAGAGTCATGATGTTGATGCTATGGCCGAGGAGATTGAGTCCTACTATTGACGTCAGTATGGACAGTGGTATGGAAATGATCACGATGATCATGGTGCGCAGGCTTCCAAGAAAAACCAGGATCATGAGTGAAACCAGGATCGAAGCAAGAAGAGCCTCACGAACAACCCCCTCAATCGCAGCTCTGACAAACAGGGACTGATCGAAGTCCAATTTGATTTCGAGGCCTTCCGGGGCAACCTCCTTGATCAATGGTAAGACATCCTTGGTAGCCTGAACCACGGCCAACGTGGAAGCGTCGGAATGTTTTAAAATCGCTAGATATGTCGCCTTCTCGCCGTTTACTCTTACAATGTTGGTCTGCTCCGCATAACTGTCTGTGACAGTCGCCACGTCTCCGAGATACACGACGGCGTCGCCGACAATCTTTATAGGGATGCGGTTGAACTCCTCCAGCAACGCGGGACTTGAATTGATGAGAACGTTGTATTCAAGCTCGCCTATGCGAGCCGTACCTGCAGGAAGTATGACGTTTGACGATTGAAGCGCACTGACTACGTCCGCGGGAGACAGGCTCCGGGAAGCCAGAGCGTTCGGATCAATGTCGACCTTGATATCGCGAACTTTCCCTCCGAATGGAGCAGGAGTAGACAGGCCCGGTATTGTAAAAAGCCTTACTCTGATGAAGTTTAATCCATAGTCGAAAACTTTTTCTTCAGAAAGAGTCTGACTGGAAACTGTCAGTTGGGCCACAGGGACGTTGGACGCGTTAAACTGGATTATGATGGGTGGTTGAATACCTGGAGGGGCTATTCTCAAAAGTGTATTTGAAACTGACGAAACCTGAGCGATGGCCGTCCCTATTTCACTGCCGGGGTAAAAATATAGCTTTATTAGACCTATGCTGGGGATACACTGGGATTCTATCCGCTGAATGCCGTTTACCGTGGTGGAATAAGCCCGCTCACTTATAAGGACAATTCGTCGTTCCATGTCTTCCGGGGAAAGTCCCGGATAATTCCAGACGACCACTACCACAGGTATGTCAATTACTGGGAAAATGTCCACCTGCATTCTGCTGAGCGAAAGGACCCCCAAAACAAAAATCAGTGTCGACATGACAGCAACGGTGTATGGACGGCGTAAAGCAAGACGGACTATCCACATAAACTAGACTCCCGTTAAAATCTCCCGGGTCCACTAACCGCAGGAACTGCGCTAAGAGTTCATAATTGAGGAAGGGCGTCGCCTATAGGTCTTGGAACGACTGAATAGCATTCTTATCTATTAATTATAGCGCGGGCTTGCCCGTTGCGCCAGTAGCGTCTTTGAGAGCAAACAAATCAGTTAGGAAAAAACGTGGTAATCAAATTAGACGAATCAGGAACAGAACTTCGGAAGGTCTAAACGCAGTTACATAATGAACAGAAGAAAACGAGCGCTGTTATCGAAGCCGGACGAAGTTGCGATGAGGAGACTTGTCGTTTATCTCCCCATCGCAATCATCAATCGCTAGTGGAATACTCCAAAAGCAAAAACGAAGATGACCAGCAATACAATTCCTAGAGTCAATGATGAAAAAATCAGCTTCTTTTCGATCGGCAGGAGATCATGCCATTCTTCCGGCCCCATTGCCCCCGCGTTTTCCGCTGTCTTCGCTGTGTTTGTTCTTTCTTGCGCCATATCTTCACTCGCCTTTCTTAGGAAGTTTCAATTATTGGGCTAACACCGGTGGCATGATGCCATGATAGAAGATCCAGGATATAAACAGACCCACCCAAAGGATGAACCCGAATAGACATACAGCGTAGACCGCAACTATACGTCCCATTCCTTCGGCCCACAGTTTCCGGACATTGGTCACCATACCGATCGAGAAAAAACATAGGCCAAAGAAGATAGTCCTCAGCGCGTTTGCATTGCCGGATCCTCTTTCTGCCGCCTTCACTATAGTTGGATCGTTCAGACCCATGACCAACAGAACCACGAATGTAAGAGTGAAACCTATTACGAACTTGGGGAACCTGTCCCATATCTCGCTGGCCGAGACTTTGCCGCCGCTGGTACCGCTAGAAACTCCGGTTTGACCAATCTGGTAAACCGACCAGATGATAGCCAGAACGAAAGCCCACACCCCGATAAAGACGTCGATGAAAACTTTGGTGGTAGTAGCGGCCATAAGCATCCAGCCTTCCTCCCACTTGATTCCCAGATCCGCAAGGGCCTTGGCTCTGATCAGCGAGTCTGTTATCGCCCCACTGGCGACGGCGCCACCATCACTTTTGACCGCAAGTCCCATCCATGCGCCGGCCACCATAGGCTCTTTGTACAGAAAAGCCTGCGCGAGCCAGGGAAGGAAAAGAAGCTCAACAGCGACGAAAACGATGATAACTGCGGAAAGGATTACAGGCACCACGGGGCGAGCCCGTATCGCCCCACCTGTTGCAATCGCGGCGGAGACTCCACAGATGGAGATACCGGAGGCGAGCGGAGCCGCCCATTCCGGCGTAAATTTAAAATATCTGCGTGAGACGTAGTAAACTACAGGCCAGTAAATCAAGTAGGCTTCGGCCACGGCGCAGACTCCACGAACTATAACCGTGCTCGCGAGCCCCAAAGCTCCGACGGCCTTTATTCCGATAGCCGCGCCAAGGATAACTATACCTGTCTTTATGAACCATTCAGGTTTTGCCGCGTCTTCCAGGAATTTGGCGACTGACGGGAAGAAATTCCCAATGATCAGGCCAATAATCATGGCTATGACAAAACCCATTTCGCCTAAACTCAAGGACCATGGTATCTTAAAAGCCGCCTGTTTGTCCGGGGTGGCCGCTATATAGGCGTAGTTACCGGCGACCATGCATCCGAACACGATCCAGAAAATTATGGTGAAACTGACGATGTACCTTTTTAGGTTCTTTCCCATCGCGACAATGCCGATGGATGTGAGGACCAGCATAAAGATATAAGTTAACACGGCGGAGGTTATTCCAGACATGGACGCGTATCCGGCTGAAATTGGTTTGAATGATTTGCTGATGTCAACCCAAACCGTATTCTGGACCACCCAGCCCAGGAGGTCCTTTCCATAGATCGGGCCGAGCCCCAGCAGAAAGACGAACAGCCCTAACCATACAGCCCACCAATCTTCACTTTCGAGAACTGACTGTTTTCCGTAGAGATTTGTTGCTTCTCCTGACATAGCCACATCCTTTCTTAATGGTATATCCCAAGCAAAATTAATGAAACGCGTGAGGACGCGCCGCCGAGACTCAACGATCGCCCCTACAGCAGGCGTTTTCGTTGAACGTAAAACGGGCAGCATTAACTGTGCCAGAAAGTAGTTATTGTAAATTAGTTAGGATGTTCAGGCTGTTATGTCCGGAGCCAGTGCGGTGGAGACATCAGGTCTTGTCTCGATGCGATATAAGAAATGATCAGTAGGGTTGCACAACGTTGAATTGTCTAGACTAGGCCTGTTCAAAATACCTGTGCAACTTTCCGTTGCAGCGCAATTGTTATTGGCGCCCGGACCGAAACGAAGTAATTTTTATCCCCAGTTTCTTGATCAGTTTTTGAAAGTGCTGCCTCTCCAGACCACTTTCACGAGCCGCCGCTGAGATGTTGCCGCCATTGCGCTTCAACGCCTGGGAGAGGTATCTGCCCGTAAAATCGTTCACGAGTTTATCCCTTGCCACTCTAAACGGTAACTTTATGTCTCCGGCATTCTCACGATTTAGATCGGCCTTGTCAGGCTCTTCCTTGAAGTCACCCAACTCCAGGCGCTCTCCCTTGCTGAATATCAAGGCTTTCTGAATCACATTGCGCAACTGCCTTATGTTGCCCGGCCAGGGTTGACTCTCAAGATGTCTTGCAGCTTCGACTGAAATTTTCTTTGGAGGAAGATTGAATTCGCCGGAAGCTTCATGCACGAACCTCTGGGCGAGTATGGGTATGTCCTCGGGAATTTCTCTGAGCGGCGGCATCAGGATCGACACAACGTTAAGTCGGTAGAAAAGGTCTTCCCTGAACGATCTGTCCTCTATTTTGGCCTCAAGATCGCTGTTGGTGGAAGCTATTATTCTCACATCCAGCAACTTGGCTACTGACGAACCCAGTGGTTTTATTTCCTTTTCCTGGATGAGTCTCAGAAGCTTGGTCTGGATAGCCGGCGAAATGTCGCCTATCTCATCCAGAAACAATGTGCTCCCCGCAGCCTCCTGAATAAGGCCCTTTTTCTCGGTATCAGCGCCAGTAAACGCCCCCTTTGAGTATCCGAAAAGCTCCGATTCCAGCAGAGATTCCGGTAGGGTAGGGAGGTTTACCGTGACCATGCGGCGTTCCGACCTTGGGCTGAGCAAGTGAATGTGTCTGGCTGCAATCTCCTTGCCTGTCCCGGATTCACCTCTAACTAGGACCGTAACGTTCAGAGACGCTACAGTCCTGATCGTTCTGACTATCTTTCTAATTCCAGGCCCGCCCCACATGAAAAGATCCGCGGCGGAAGAAGCGGTTAGTTTATTCTTTAAATTAATATTTTCCCTGACAAGGTTATTGCGTTCCAGCGCCTTTTTAAGCAGGCGGTTAATCTCATCCGGCGTAAACGGCTTTTGGACGAAATCATAAGCTCCCTTTTTTATGGCTTCTATCGCTGTTTCTATTGTTCCATAAGCCGTCATTACGACAACGGTGATAAATGGGTCGCGAACTTTAATTTCATCCAGAAGCTCGATCCCATTCATGTCGGGCATTCGTATATCCGTTAGGACTAGTTCCACTGGCTGCCCGTCTATCACGTCCAGGGCTTCAGCGCCGGTTGATGCAGTCAACACCCTGTATGGTATTTCTTTAGGTATGCTTCTGGCCAAACCGCGAAGAAAATCTGGTTCATCATCCACAACGAGCAGCGCAGGCAAATGATTCTGAAAATCCATCTCGCTACCCATGAGCCTGTTCCCTGACTTTTTCGGGGAGAGTGACCGTGAAAGTGGAGCCCTTTGTCAACTCACTCCAAACTGTGATTTCTCCTCCATGATCCTTTACAATTCCGTAGCTTACGGACAGACCCAGCCCTGTTCCTTCCCCTGTCTTCTTGGTGGTGAAGAATGGGTCGAAGATCTTGTTAATAATCTCAGGCGCCATTCCTTCTCCGTTATCTCTTATAGTCACTGAGACTAATCCGCTCTTTTTGTTACAGGACGTGCTCACAGTTATTACGCCGTCGCTGTGCTTGATAGCGTGTCTTGCGTTGAGTATCAGATTCATCCAGACCTGTTTCAGCCTGTTGTCGTCAAAACAAATCGGAGGAAGCGAGCAATCGAAATTTCTCTCTACTCTAATTCCATCTTTCGAGAACTGTTTCTCCAGCACTAGTATCACTTGCTCTATGCTGTCGTTGAGGAGCCCTGGAACCGGTATCGTTTCGACGTTTCTCGAAAAATGGAGCAGATCCCTGACCACGGTGCGGCATGTCTCGGTATGTTTTTCGATTACCTCGATGTCCATGAGATGCCCGGATTCTCCAGGAAGTTCCTTTTTCAGCAGTTCTGAGTAAAAAAGGATCAATCCTAGCGGGTTGTTCAGCTCGTGAGCCACACCCGCCACCATCTGTCCAAGCGACGCAAGTTTCTCGGCCTGCATCATGTGCTGCTCCATCCGCTTCTTTTCAGTTATTGACTTGCAATAATGAACCACACTTTCAACCTGTCCGGTTTGCCTGTTGCGGATGGGATAGAAATGAGCCAGGTAAATCTCCTTATTTCCGTGACATACCTCACCGAATGTCGGTGTTTTCTCGTCAATGGTCTTCTCGAGAAGGCAGCCGGAACAAGGAGTATCGAGTTCATGAATCAGTTGATAACATTTAAGGTCCTGCTGATTTCCGTGTATCTCTGAAATTGAGGCTTTGTTGGCCATAAGGACCGATCTGTCAGGCTTTATCAACATAAGCTTGTCGGTGATACCATCGATGATGGAACGCATCTTTTCACGTTGTTCGTATGATTCAACGAGGAGAGTGTCCCTCTCTTTCATAATATTGTTAAGTTTGTCCGCCATGACGTTGAACGAAGAACAGAGTCTCCCTATTTCGTCATTCTGCTTGGTCTCAATTCTACGACTAAGATCTCCTCCATCGGAAACAAACTCCGAGAAGAATTCCTTAACGAATCCGATTCTGTTAACAACTAATGTTTTGAACAGGGCGATGACCATAATCATCGCGGCCACAATAGCCAGGAGCCCTGGCCCCAACACACCCAAGGCCCGCCTCCGAATCTGTCCCATAGCGCTCTCAACGGGGAACGAAAGCACATCCATCCCGCTAATGTCTCCCTGTTTTCTGCCAAATCCAAATTCCGGTCCGTAAAGTCCTATTAATTTGGCCGGCGCTTCATCAGGGGTCCCATGGCATCTCAAGCAGGAAGTTTCCGTGTATATGGGGGACATCCGTACAAAAAACCGCTCGTTATCTCTTCTGACTATGCCGTGCCATTCCTTCAGACGTGGGTCCTGCTCAAATCTCAGAAGTACGTCCTTTTCGAAAGCGTCCGCTTGGTTTCGTAATTCTCTCGGATTGATCGCCGCTCTTTTGTACCCGAAATCCGGAAAGGTCGTCTGAAACCGTTCCATTATTTGCCTGGAAACATACGCCGTGGACATGGCTTCCAGGATGAACTCGTCGGAAGCAACCAGAGTAGAGACCTTCGGTCTTAATATTTCTGCGACATACTTGCGTGTAGCCTCCAGTTCGGCGAGGATGATCTCGGACTTCTCATACACATTGGAGATCAGGGAATTTTCGAGCTGCCTATACAGGCCGTAAGACAGTAGGCATGTGAATAGCCCCAGTATGGCAATAATACCGAGACTGAACTTGGTCTGTAATGAAAGGGCGTGTGAGGCCGTAGATTCGGTTACCGGTTGCTCTTGCATAAATTACAGCCCTGAATTTGAGTTTATTGAAAACACCGGTAAAAATTCTAGCACTACGGTAAAGAATTTGAAAGTGGCAAGGTTTATTCGAATATTCAGCTTAAAAGAATAGACTTGAATCATTTTTCTTTTGGCTGATTTGAGTTTTTTGCGTAAGAATTACTCAACTCATCTTGAAAGGGTTCCCTATGGCCGACTGTATTTTTTGCAAGATAATAGAAGGAAAGATTCCAGCGAAAATAGTTTACCAGGATGATCTCGTGGTAGCCTTTTGGGACGCAAACCCGGCTTCCCCCATTCACATCCTTGTAGTGCCCCGAATACATATTCCAACCTTGAATGATGTTCCTGATGGCGATCCAATATTGAGCCACATCGGAATGGTAGCGAAGAAATTAGCGCGGGATTTGGGGGTAGCGGATACTGGCTACAGGTTTTTCATCAATGTGAACAAGGGCGGAGGACAGGTCATATTCCACTTGCATGCCCATTTAGTTTCCGGAAAGGACATGGGCACAAAATTCATAAAGACTGCAATTGTCCTTGCCGTTGGATGGCGAAAGCTTGTGAAAATGTTCTCCACCAGGAAGGCTCTCCCCAAAAAGGACCCCGAGTAGATCAGTAACAGGGCGATATTAGGGCGCTGCTTATTTGCGGAAGTGAAAATTCCTCAAAATTTCTTGCTTGACCCCCAATCGATCCTTAATTATTATAAGGGGCTTTAATAATTAAGGATCGATCATGAAATCAAATCAAAACTATGAAATAATATGGCACGGTCGCGGCGGACAGGGGGCCGTTACAGCGGCTAAGATGTTCACTGAGGCTGCGTATTATTCAGGCTTCAAGGGAGTCAGCGCAAAGCCCACATACTTCTCCGAAAGGCGTGGCGCCCCTGTCAGTGTTCACACCCGGATTTCCCCTGAACCGATTCGAACTTTCTCAAATGTTCTGTTTCCTGACATAGCCGTTGTGCTGGATGACAATCTTCTCGAAATGGTGAACGTGACTTCCAATCTTAAAACTGGGGGCCTTCTAGTAATAAACTCTTCTAAATCAGCTAATGATCTGAATTTGCAGGGTCAATTCAAGATTGCGATATCAGACGCATATCACTGTTCAGAAGAGGCGGGGTTGAT from the Desulfomonilaceae bacterium genome contains:
- a CDS encoding 2-oxoacid:acceptor oxidoreductase family protein, which encodes MKSNQNYEIIWHGRGGQGAVTAAKMFTEAAYYSGFKGVSAKPTYFSERRGAPVSVHTRISPEPIRTFSNVLFPDIAVVLDDNLLEMVNVTSNLKTGGLLVINSSKSANDLNLQGQFKIAISDAYHCSEEAGLIIEGNVLVSTSILGPLVAATNFVSMENVRKAIEKKFKGKSLERNIKALDLAFQRTEVSEIGSLSVAAHG
- a CDS encoding histidine triad nucleotide-binding protein, with amino-acid sequence MADCIFCKIIEGKIPAKIVYQDDLVVAFWDANPASPIHILVVPRIHIPTLNDVPDGDPILSHIGMVAKKLARDLGVADTGYRFFINVNKGGGQVIFHLHAHLVSGKDMGTKFIKTAIVLAVGWRKLVKMFSTRKALPKKDPE
- a CDS encoding sigma-54 dependent transcriptional regulator, which produces MGSEMDFQNHLPALLVVDDEPDFLRGLARSIPKEIPYRVLTASTGAEALDVIDGQPVELVLTDIRMPDMNGIELLDEIKVRDPFITVVVMTAYGTIETAIEAIKKGAYDFVQKPFTPDEINRLLKKALERNNLVRENINLKNKLTASSAADLFMWGGPGIRKIVRTIRTVASLNVTVLVRGESGTGKEIAARHIHLLSPRSERRMVTVNLPTLPESLLESELFGYSKGAFTGADTEKKGLIQEAAGSTLFLDEIGDISPAIQTKLLRLIQEKEIKPLGSSVAKLLDVRIIASTNSDLEAKIEDRSFREDLFYRLNVVSILMPPLREIPEDIPILAQRFVHEASGEFNLPPKKISVEAARHLESQPWPGNIRQLRNVIQKALIFSKGERLELGDFKEEPDKADLNRENAGDIKLPFRVARDKLVNDFTGRYLSQALKRNGGNISAAARESGLERQHFQKLIKKLGIKITSFRSGRQ
- a CDS encoding DUF3365 domain-containing protein, producing MQEQPVTESTASHALSLQTKFSLGIIAILGLFTCLLSYGLYRQLENSLISNVYEKSEIILAELEATRKYVAEILRPKVSTLVASDEFILEAMSTAYVSRQIMERFQTTFPDFGYKRAAINPRELRNQADAFEKDVLLRFEQDPRLKEWHGIVRRDNERFFVRMSPIYTETSCLRCHGTPDEAPAKLIGLYGPEFGFGRKQGDISGMDVLSFPVESAMGQIRRRALGVLGPGLLAIVAAMIMVIALFKTLVVNRIGFVKEFFSEFVSDGGDLSRRIETKQNDEIGRLCSSFNVMADKLNNIMKERDTLLVESYEQREKMRSIIDGITDKLMLIKPDRSVLMANKASISEIHGNQQDLKCYQLIHELDTPCSGCLLEKTIDEKTPTFGEVCHGNKEIYLAHFYPIRNRQTGQVESVVHYCKSITEKKRMEQHMMQAEKLASLGQMVAGVAHELNNPLGLILFYSELLKKELPGESGHLMDIEVIEKHTETCRTVVRDLLHFSRNVETIPVPGLLNDSIEQVILVLEKQFSKDGIRVERNFDCSLPPICFDDNRLKQVWMNLILNARHAIKHSDGVITVSTSCNKKSGLVSVTIRDNGEGMAPEIINKIFDPFFTTKKTGEGTGLGLSVSYGIVKDHGGEITVWSELTKGSTFTVTLPEKVREQAHG